The genomic window ATAAGCGCGAAACCCACCACAAGATGAGATTTCTTTAAAGGGTCGTGGGAGACTACCACGTCGATAGGCTATAGGTGTAAAGGCAGTAATGCAAGTAGCCAAGTAGTACTAATAACCCATAGGCTTACAGGGCCCGGTAAGTCCCCTTTCTAAAAGAAAGGGGCGGATACTTTGCTTTTAAACAAAGCCCCTTTTTAGTTTTTTATCCCTTCTATTCCCTTCCCTTCCCTTCGACAAGCTCAGGGTAAATTAGTATTGCCCTTCGACAAGCTCAGGGCACGGGTACCTGTACTAAGGTAATAAGTTAGTTGACTTAATACTTAGTACATTACACCTAATACTTCCTACTTTACTTCTTCGTTATCTCTACATCTATATGTTGACCGTATACTAATTCATAATTTTGAATTTAGAATTCACATATTAGGATTATAAAAGCTTAAGGTGGTTATAGCATCGGGGCTCACCTCTTACCATTCCGAACAGAGAAGTTAAGCCCGATAGCGCCAATGGTACTACAATCCGTGGGAGAGTAGGTCGCCGCCTTCCTTAACTGCGCTAAAAGCGTGGTTTTACCAAAACCCTTCACATATCCGTGAGGGGTTTTTTGTTTTAAAAAAACTAAACTCAAGGCTAACTATTATCCTTAAATACCCGTGGTAGTGTCGGTAATGTCCATTTTAGTGTGTCTGGCGTTGTTTAGAAAAAGTTTTCAATCAAATTAAAAATACATTTTCCTTACACATAATACTTCGTACTTCTCACTTTGGACTTCAATACCTCATATCGTCATCAAATTTTCACGAAAACAATACGTTTACTAGATCATTCCCTTCGCTTTATAGACGGCTGTAAATATATCTGTATTCTCTTCTTATATTTACATTCAACAACAAACAACATACACAAACTTGATAGCTTTAACTAAAGCTTAGATAAAAAAACCGGATGCTAACTACATTCGGTTTTTTTATGGATGGATATATTTAACGGTTTGATATATTTAATATTGTTATTTTACCTCTTTCTCCGTTACAATAATAGTTTTTTCAAAACTTAACTTTAACCCCAAAAACATAATTTTTTATTGTAAAAGGTAATGTGGTCAAATATAGTTGTTGTTTTTGTAAGTACTAATGCTAGACTTTGATTTTGATAGTCGATTTTTCAGTATCAGCGTAACGGGCATCGGGTATATATGCTTCTTTTCTGAGTTTAAGGACTTCGATACTTATAAAACTAAATTCTTCGGTTACTTTACCGTACAGTCGGTAAATTCCTTTTCCTCTAAATTTGTATTTTGAAGCAACCGGTGGAAAAATAACGGTGTCAAATACTTTACCGTATTGGTCTAAAAAAGTACCAAACATCATTTGTTCTCCTTTATGCATTTTGGTATTTTTAAGGGTGATCAGATAACCGTAAATGTCAATATGATTGTTAAGGTATTTCTGAATATCCATAGCTCCACTACGATTAACGGGCGGGGTTTCTAATAATTTAAAGTAGCCACATAACGGAAAGCCAAAGGCTTCAATTTGCTCAAAAGCAGATTCTAATGCTGATACTTCTAGAGAGGGAAGCGTATAGTCACAACGCTTTTCAGAAAAAAGTAAAGATTGCCGAGTGTCTTTATGAATAGGCACATTTAATTTTACATGTGCTTCCCATAATAACTCATGAATGTTTTTGCCAGTAAATCGAAAACATTCTATTTTAATAAGAATGCTTAGTTGTTCTATAGTAATATGAAGCCGGTCAATAAAATTATCTAAAGAAGTAAAATTTCCGTTGGTATCTCGTTCTTTTAAAATATTATCGATCGTATGTTGATCAAGATTTCGTAACATTTTCAACCCTATAAATACATGATTTTTCTTAAGAATATGATCAAAATCACTAATGTTAATGCAAGGAAGTTCGATAACACCTCCGATCATGGAGATTTCATGTAAGTATATTTCCGAACTATAAAACCCTCCTCCGTTATTGACGGTAGCCACTAAATATTCTAACGGGAAATAGGCTTTAAGGTGTAGACTCTGATAACTTTCTACGGCATACGAAGCGGAGTGCCCTTTTGGAAAGGCATACCCGGCAAAACTAGCTACCTGTTCCCATATTTCATTGGTAACAGCGTCTTCGTAGCCTTCTTTTTTACAATTGCTGATAAATTTTTTATGTACATCTGTAAACTCTTTTCGGGAGCGAAACTTGCCACTCATTCCCCTACGAAGTACATCTGCTTCGTCTAAGGTAAGTTTAGCAAAAATATGGGCAACTTTAATGACATCCTCCTGGTAAACCATAATCCCATAGGTATCATGCATTAATTCCTGTAAAATGGGATGTGAATTTTGAATACGATCGGGATTGTGTACGCGCATAATGTATTCACGCATCATACCACTTTTGGCCACTCCTGGTCGTATAATCGAACTTGCAGCGACTAATCCGGTGTAAGTATCTGTTTTTAGTTTGCTTAAAAGCATTCGCATAGCAGGGGATTCAATATAAAAACACCCCATACAATCCGCATTTCGGATCAGCGCATTTATTTTTGGGTCCTTCTTAAAGTCATCTATGGCATGAATATCAAAATTTGCTTTTTCCGGTTGGTTGTACTTAATAATGTCTAAAGTATCTTTTATTTTGGCAAGCCCTCTTTGCCCTAAAATGTCAAATTTATACAACCCAATATCTTCGGCTAT from Aquimarina sp. ERC-38 includes these protein-coding regions:
- a CDS encoding DNA polymerase III subunit alpha produces the protein MYINCHSHYSLRYGTFSEVDLLELAIANKVSYLALTDINNTSACINFIRRAEERNIKPLVGIEFKNGPRTLYVGIAKNNEGFRELNSYLSRHLEQKLDFPDIADPFQNAFIIYPYQNISLLKKNELRKHEYIGIGTKDINKLLFSKQKFPNEKLVALQPVTFRDKKDFNTHRLLRAIDNNILLSRLPKEEQACFSEKMIPEEDLKSHYDQCDYIINNTIQLQKQCSITFNFSKERPSLNKATFTKSSMEDQKLLKKLCKEKIRERYKNLNYTILRRLVKELSLITSMGFVSYFLINWRIISYAREKNYYYVGRGSGANSIVAYILRITDVDPIDLDLYFERFINSHRTSPPDFDIDFSWKDRPDMTKFIFDEFGGKSNRVALLGTYITFQYKGAVRELGKVFGLPKYEIDQLSIGSYTYKDLDQMNRLVLNYARYIQGMPNYVSIHASGILISEKPIHYYSATNLPPKGFQTVQFDMIIAEDIGLYKFDILGQRGLAKIKDTLDIIKYNQPEKANFDIHAIDDFKKDPKINALIRNADCMGCFYIESPAMRMLLSKLKTDTYTGLVAASSIIRPGVAKSGMMREYIMRVHNPDRIQNSHPILQELMHDTYGIMVYQEDVIKVAHIFAKLTLDEADVLRRGMSGKFRSRKEFTDVHKKFISNCKKEGYEDAVTNEIWEQVASFAGYAFPKGHSASYAVESYQSLHLKAYFPLEYLVATVNNGGGFYSSEIYLHEISMIGGVIELPCINISDFDHILKKNHVFIGLKMLRNLDQHTIDNILKERDTNGNFTSLDNFIDRLHITIEQLSILIKIECFRFTGKNIHELLWEAHVKLNVPIHKDTRQSLLFSEKRCDYTLPSLEVSALESAFEQIEAFGFPLCGYFKLLETPPVNRSGAMDIQKYLNNHIDIYGYLITLKNTKMHKGEQMMFGTFLDQYGKVFDTVIFPPVASKYKFRGKGIYRLYGKVTEEFSFISIEVLKLRKEAYIPDARYADTEKSTIKIKV